The window AGGTTAAGAAGGTATTTAATTTCTTCAGCTGTGAAATCTTTTAATGTTAAAAGACTTCTTCCTTTAAGATTAACTGGCATGTTATCTCCTCCCACTTTTTTATATTTAAAACACAATTAGGTATTTTAATTATACACTTGTTTTTTTTATTTATCAAAACAAACAAATCTTGAAAAACAACAGTTTTTCGAGAATATTTATTTGTTTTAAAGTTATATTTGTTTAAGATTGAGTATGCACGAGTATGCATAAGAATACATCGCATACTGATGCATATCTTTAAAATGAAAAATTAACTGTGAAAAATATATCATTCTTAAAGTTAATTGTAATATTTAAAGTTTTACTTTTTATTTAAAATCTAATATAATTGATATCGAAAAGGAGGATGAAAGAATGAAGGTTAATGTCTACTCTGAAGTAAAGAAATTAAAAATTGTGTTGCTTCATAGACCTGGATTGGAGTTAGAAAATATTGAACCTGATTTATTAGAAGAACTATTGTTTGAAGACATCCCATATTTAAAAAAGGCACAACAAGAGCATGATTATTTTGCCAAGGCTTTGAAAGATAATGGTGTTGAGGTTAAATATGTTACGGATCTACTTACAAATACTTTAGAAAAAAAAGGGTTAAAAGAACAGTTTGTGGATGAATATTTAAATCTAAGCGAGGTAAAAAATGAATATATATTGGAAGCTTTAAAGGAATATTTATTATCTTTTGAAACAAAAGAAATGGTAAGAAAAATCATAGGCGGGGTAAGGATTGATGAATTTAAGTTAAACAAAAAAAGTTTTTCAACAGTTGTTCATTTAAATAAACAATTTTATCTTCTTCCACTTCCAAATCTTTATTTTCAAAGAGATCCTGTTGCTTTTGTAGGAAGAGGAGCGCTAATTAATAGAATGAAAACAAAGGCAAGAAGAAGGGAATCATTGTTTATGAAGTATGTATTAAAATATAGTGATGAATTTAGTGATATTCCTATTTATTATGATATGAATGAACCATTTTCTATAGAAGGTGGGGATGTTTTAGTATTATCTGATAAAGTCCTTGCTATTGGAATTTCACAAAGAACGGATCCAGAGGCTATAGAAAAAGTTGCAAATAAAATATTTTATGAATCAGACGAAAGCTTTGATACTATACTTGCAATAAATATGCCAAAAAAGCGCGCGTATATGCATCTTGACACAATCTTTACAATGGTTAGTGAAAATAAATTTTTAGTTCATTCAAAACTTGAAACCAGCTTGCATGTATATGTCTTAAAGAAAAATAAACACGAATTTGAGGTAACAGAAGAAGATTTACAGTTAGAAGATGTACTAAAAAAATATCTTGAAAGAAATGATATTGAGCTTATTAAATGTGGAGGAGATGATGAAATAGCTGCAAAAAGAGAACAATGGAATGATGGTTCAAATGTTTTAGCAATAAGTCCTGGAACGGTTATAGCATATGAAAGAAATTATGTGACAAATCAGTTGTTAAGAGAAAGAGGAGTTAATGTTATAGAAATTCCTTCAAGTGAGCTATCAAGAGGTCGTGGAGGGCCTAGATGTATGTCGATGCCAATCTGTAGAGAATAGAAAATTCCCCATCCTAGCTTGGATGGGGAATTTTTTAAAAATAGGTTGCATAGTCTTCTATATATCTTAAATCTTTAATTTTTACATTTTTTCCTTCCATTTCTATAATTCCTTTCTTTTCAAGTTCAATAAAGACTCTTGATAGTGCAGGGCGAGTTACTCCAAATTCTCTTGCAAGTTCGGTTTTAGACATTTCAAGTTTTATAGTTTTAGAATTTTGTTTTTTAAAGGAGTCATAAAGATATGAACATACCTTTTGAATAAGATTTTTGAGTGTTATCTCATAAAATCTATCGGTGATAAATATAAATGTGTCAGAGACATTTTGTAGATAATTTTTTAATATTTTTTCGTTTTTCATCATTTCATGAATGAGAATATCTTTGGAGAGTGTTAAAATTTTACATTTTTTGATTGCTACTACATCAACTGGATATTTTGGATTTGATGAAAATATAGTTGCGATTGCAAGCGTTTTTGGAGCTATCATATGATCTATTTGTATAACTCGTCCCTCTTCGTTTACAAACAAACCCAAAGCTTCTCCTTCTATTAGAATTAGTATTTCATCTATTGGATCATTCCTTTGTTTTATTATTTCATCTTTTTCAAATGTTAAAATTTTGGATTTTTTTGTAATTTCTAAAATTTCATTTTCATTTAAATCTTTAAAAAGGCTACAATTCTTGATTGATTCTATGTATTGTTTCAAAATGTTCCCTCCAAAATTAATCATACTAACTTAAAATACTTAAAAACTCTGATTCAGGCATTGGCTTTCCAAAATAATACCCTTGGAATAACCTAAAACCTATCATAGTCAAAATTTCAAGTTGTTTTTCATTTTCGACACCTTCAGGTATTGCCCCCATTTTAAAAGACTCTGCTATACTATATATTGCTTTTAAGAGATTTAGATTTTTTTCATCGTCTATATTACTTATGAATTCTCTGTCTATTTTAATTATATCAAATGGAATATTTCTTAAATAATTTAATGAAGAGTAACCAGTTCCAAAGTCATCA of the Thermosipho africanus Ob7 genome contains:
- a CDS encoding Crp/Fnr family transcriptional regulator; its protein translation is MKQYIESIKNCSLFKDLNENEILEITKKSKILTFEKDEIIKQRNDPIDEILILIEGEALGLFVNEEGRVIQIDHMIAPKTLAIATIFSSNPKYPVDVVAIKKCKILTLSKDILIHEMMKNEKILKNYLQNVSDTFIFITDRFYEITLKNLIQKVCSYLYDSFKKQNSKTIKLEMSKTELAREFGVTRPALSRVFIELEKKGIIEMEGKNVKIKDLRYIEDYATYF
- the arcA gene encoding arginine deiminase produces the protein MKVNVYSEVKKLKIVLLHRPGLELENIEPDLLEELLFEDIPYLKKAQQEHDYFAKALKDNGVEVKYVTDLLTNTLEKKGLKEQFVDEYLNLSEVKNEYILEALKEYLLSFETKEMVRKIIGGVRIDEFKLNKKSFSTVVHLNKQFYLLPLPNLYFQRDPVAFVGRGALINRMKTKARRRESLFMKYVLKYSDEFSDIPIYYDMNEPFSIEGGDVLVLSDKVLAIGISQRTDPEAIEKVANKIFYESDESFDTILAINMPKKRAYMHLDTIFTMVSENKFLVHSKLETSLHVYVLKKNKHEFEVTEEDLQLEDVLKKYLERNDIELIKCGGDDEIAAKREQWNDGSNVLAISPGTVIAYERNYVTNQLLRERGVNVIEIPSSELSRGRGGPRCMSMPICRE